A stretch of DNA from Erwinia aphidicola:
GGAAAAATTATCCGTGGTCATATTGCCGGTCGCGAAGGATGGCTTGGCTGTGAAACTTTGACAGGATCATCGGAATGACGACAACCAGCAAATCGCTCTTATTGATTTCATTATTCATTCTCTATTACTTAATCCCGATTGAATTCCGCCACCTGTGGCAACCTGACGAAACGCGTTACGCGGAGATCAGTCGCGAGATGCTGCAAAGCGGCAACTGGGTAACGCCGCATTTCTTTGATTCGCGCTATTTCGAGAAGCCGATAGCCGGTTACTGGTTCAATAACATTGGCCAGATGATATTTGGTCATAATAATTTTGCCGTGCGCATCGGTTCGGTATTTTGCACGCTGCTCAGTGCGCTGATGGTGTACTGGCTGGGGCGGCGCATCTATGGCGGGCGCGCCATTGCGCTGACGGCGAGCGTGATTTTCCTCACCTCGCTGCTGGTCTACGGCGTGGGCACCTACGCGGTGCTCGACCCGATGCTGGCGCTGTGGATGACGGCGGCGATGTGCTGCTACTGGTTCGCCAGCGAAGCGGTGAGCGTCAGGCAGCGGGTGCTGCGCTATCTGCTGCTGGGATTAGCCTGTGGTATGGGCTTTATGACCAAAGGTTTTCTGGCGCTCGCGGTGCCGGCGATCGCCATTCTGCCCTGGGCGATCTGGCATCAGCGCCTGCGTGAACTGCTGGTTTACGGTCCGCTGGCGGTAGTCAGTGCGGCGCTGTTAAGCATGCCGTGGGCGATGGCCATTCATCAGCAGCAGCCTGACTTCTGGCACTATTTCTTCTGGGTTGAGCATATTCAGCGCTTTGCCGACTCCGATGCCCAGCATAAAGCGCCATTCTGGTATTACCTGCCAATTATCGTGGCGGGCGCGCTGCCGTGGGCGGCCCTGTTACCCGGCGCGTTATCGATGGGCTGGCGCGAACGACAGCAGTCTGCCGGTGGACTGTATTTACTCAGCTGGGTGGTGATCCCATTCCTGTTCTTTAGCATCGCCAAAGGTAAGTTGCCGACCTATCTGCTGCCGCTGTTTGCCCCGCTGGCCCTGCTGATGGCGCAGTATGGCTACCGCCTGGCGCAGCAGGGCAGCCGCATCCTCAAGGTGAATGGCTGGATCAATGTTGCCTTTGGGCTGGTTTGTGTCATCGCGCTGCTGCTGGTACTGGCTCCATGGGGATTGAGCCACCGCCCGCTCTACCCGGCGCATCAGATGCTGGCGCTGGGGATGGCAACGCTCTCCTTCGCGGGCTGGGCGCTGGCGGGCCTCCTGAGCCTGCGGCCCGGTGCTCACCGCTGGCTAGCCGCGGCGCTTTGTCCGCTGGCGCTGGCGCTGTGCGTAGGAGCGGCTATTCCGGAGAGCGTGCAGAACACCAAACAGCCTCAGGTGTTTATCCAGCCTATCGCGGATAGGCTGGCTGGCAGCCGCTTTATTCTTAGCGATAACTCAGGGATCGCCTCCGGCATCGCCTGGGCGCTACAGCGCAGCGATATCCTCGCGTTCGATAAGAAGGGTGAATTGAGCTATGGCCTGAGCTACCCGGATGCGCAGGCGCGTTACGTCAGCGAGCAGGATTTCCCGCAGTGGCTGGCGGCCCATCGTCAGGATGGAACCGTTTCGCTGGTGCTGATGCTCAACCGTGGTGAAGCGACGCCGACCAATCTGCCGCCCGCTGATTATGTCTATCGTGCCGATCGCTTGCTGCTGCTGCAGTACTACGCCGTAAAATGATCATCAGCCTGCTGTTGGTGCTGTTAACCAGTCTGCTGACCTGTGCCGGGCAGCTGTGCCAGAAACAGGCGGCACATCAGACTCAGCGCCGCCTGATGCTGCGCTGGCTCATTGCCAGCGTGCTGCTGTTGGCAGGCGGCATGCTGGTGTGGCTG
This window harbors:
- the arnT gene encoding lipid IV(A) 4-amino-4-deoxy-L-arabinosyltransferase; amino-acid sequence: MTTTSKSLLLISLFILYYLIPIEFRHLWQPDETRYAEISREMLQSGNWVTPHFFDSRYFEKPIAGYWFNNIGQMIFGHNNFAVRIGSVFCTLLSALMVYWLGRRIYGGRAIALTASVIFLTSLLVYGVGTYAVLDPMLALWMTAAMCCYWFASEAVSVRQRVLRYLLLGLACGMGFMTKGFLALAVPAIAILPWAIWHQRLRELLVYGPLAVVSAALLSMPWAMAIHQQQPDFWHYFFWVEHIQRFADSDAQHKAPFWYYLPIIVAGALPWAALLPGALSMGWRERQQSAGGLYLLSWVVIPFLFFSIAKGKLPTYLLPLFAPLALLMAQYGYRLAQQGSRILKVNGWINVAFGLVCVIALLLVLAPWGLSHRPLYPAHQMLALGMATLSFAGWALAGLLSLRPGAHRWLAAALCPLALALCVGAAIPESVQNTKQPQVFIQPIADRLAGSRFILSDNSGIASGIAWALQRSDILAFDKKGELSYGLSYPDAQARYVSEQDFPQWLAAHRQDGTVSLVLMLNRGEATPTNLPPADYVYRADRLLLLQYYAVK